A single window of Nicotiana sylvestris chromosome 3, ASM39365v2, whole genome shotgun sequence DNA harbors:
- the LOC138887346 gene encoding uncharacterized protein produces MESETTGGEIVLNHLEIYQRPLSREVHQLASLGVRLADSSEGGVIVQNKAESSLVADVKEKKYNDPLLAQLKEGIHKYKTIAFSFGIDDGTLQCQGHLYVPDIDSLRERIVEKAHTSRYFVHPSSTKMYNDLKKVYLRNNMKREVKDFVAKCLNYQQVKVEHQRSGGLLQSIEIPMWNEK; encoded by the exons atggaaagtgagactactggtGGTGAAATAGTG TTAAATCACTTGGAGATATATCAAAGGCCTTTGtccagggaggttcaccagttggctagtctGGGAGTTCGTCTTGCGGACTCTAGTGAAGGGGGAGTAATTGTGCAGAATAAGGCTGAATCGTCGCTTGTAGCGGATgtcaaagaaaagaaatacaacgatccattgttagcacagctgaaggaggggattcataaatACAAGACCATAGCTTTTTCTTTTGGCattgatgatggtaccctacaGTGCCAAGGGCACCTATATGTTCCAGATATTGatagtcttcgggaaaggattGTGGAaaaagctcacacttccaggtatttcGTACACCcaagttctacaaaaatgtataaTGATCTCAAAAAGGTTTATCTGAGGAATAACATGAAAAGGGAGGTGAaagactttgtggcaaaatgtctgAACTATCAGCAAGTGAAGGTCGAACATCAAAGGTCTGGAGGATTGTTACAAAGCAttgaaattccaatgtggaatgAGAAATGA